The Raoultibacter phocaeensis genome includes a window with the following:
- a CDS encoding DUF5131 family protein, whose amino-acid sequence MNWDPWTGCHQTSEGCTYCFYYGPYSKRHGQNTIAKTAEFDKPIARNAKGAPRIAGGKTVITCFASDFFLKEADEWRIDAWSMMRERPDLEFLILTKRIERFEVSLPDDWGNGYDNVTIGCSVENQEMADARLPHLVSHPIKKRFIACSPLLGPIDLRPYLDAVDHVTVGGETSREARVCDYEWVLAIRDQCTEADKTFWFKNTGSLFKRDGIVQKVNPFKQSSLAKECGISVLNGKKLF is encoded by the coding sequence ATGAATTGGGACCCCTGGACTGGTTGCCACCAAACAAGCGAAGGCTGCACGTACTGTTTCTACTACGGCCCTTACTCCAAGCGGCACGGCCAGAACACGATTGCAAAAACCGCCGAGTTCGACAAGCCAATCGCCCGAAACGCAAAGGGTGCCCCCCGCATCGCAGGCGGGAAAACCGTGATCACGTGCTTTGCGAGTGATTTCTTCCTCAAAGAAGCCGACGAGTGGCGCATCGATGCCTGGAGCATGATGCGCGAGCGCCCCGATCTCGAGTTCCTCATCCTCACCAAACGCATCGAGCGCTTCGAGGTCTCGCTTCCCGACGATTGGGGAAACGGGTACGACAACGTCACCATCGGCTGTTCCGTCGAAAACCAGGAGATGGCCGATGCGCGTCTTCCCCACTTGGTTTCGCATCCCATCAAGAAGCGCTTCATCGCGTGCTCGCCCCTTCTCGGTCCGATCGACCTAAGGCCGTACCTGGATGCGGTCGATCACGTAACCGTCGGGGGCGAAACCAGCCGCGAGGCACGGGTTTGCGATTACGAGTGGGTGCTCGCCATCCGAGATCAATGTACAGAGGCAGATAAAACGTTCTGGTTCAAAAACACCGGCTCGCTGTTCAAGCGTGACGGCATCGTGCAGAAGGTCAACCCGTTCAAGCAAAGCAGCCTCGCCAAAGAATGTGGCATCTCGGTTTTGAACGGGAAGAAGCTGTTTTAG
- a CDS encoding helix-turn-helix domain-containing protein has protein sequence MELSEKLQSLRKRQGLTQEQVADRLYVSRTAVSKWETGNGCPNLDSLKALAALYGVTVDELLSGDELITLATKENRANLERTQCLVAGLLDILALSFAFLPLAGIPEGSFVRAVSLVEYYEATGFTVGYFVLLGTLAAAGVVELVAGAFGSSRMRSRSAAASLGIQAVAIMLFAASRQPYVTVFLFIFFAVKTALLFAAHRNPVRR, from the coding sequence GTGGAGCTTTCCGAAAAACTTCAATCCCTGCGAAAGCGGCAGGGGCTTACGCAGGAGCAGGTGGCCGATCGCCTCTACGTGTCGCGTACGGCTGTTTCGAAATGGGAGACGGGAAACGGATGCCCCAATCTCGATTCGCTCAAGGCGCTTGCCGCACTGTATGGGGTGACGGTTGACGAACTGCTCTCGGGCGATGAGCTCATCACGCTTGCGACAAAGGAGAACCGTGCGAATCTCGAGCGCACCCAGTGTCTGGTTGCGGGTCTGCTCGACATACTGGCGCTATCGTTTGCCTTCCTTCCCCTTGCGGGAATTCCGGAAGGATCGTTCGTTCGAGCCGTCTCGCTCGTCGAATACTATGAAGCGACGGGCTTTACCGTTGGGTACTTCGTTCTCCTCGGAACGTTGGCGGCAGCAGGCGTCGTCGAGCTAGTTGCCGGTGCCTTCGGCAGCAGCCGCATGCGATCCAGAAGCGCCGCAGCCTCGCTCGGCATCCAGGCGGTGGCGATCATGCTGTTCGCGGCATCGAGGCAACCGTACGTAACGGTGTTTCTGTTCATATTCTTTGCCGTGAAAACAGCTCTGCTCTTTGCAGCCCACAGAAATCCAGTGAGACGATAA
- a CDS encoding phosphatase PAP2 family protein, with translation MELTAQALWLNMAFGPFDYAVLQVLHHLAEAAGWVLTPFFGLISLIGEKGVVFFILGIVLVVYKKTRVWGLCMLAAVCIGALLTNIILKDLIDRPRPFVDEAGAFYAWWQYVGAPEESGGSFPSGHVTAAAAAMTALVLAGGPRYLWAAVPTVGAMALSRLYFMAHYPSDVIAAMIVGVVAAVLAWLLVRAGWSYHTRRLPSHARTQDAD, from the coding sequence ATGGAGCTTACCGCGCAAGCCCTATGGCTCAACATGGCGTTTGGTCCTTTTGACTACGCCGTTTTGCAGGTGCTGCATCACCTTGCAGAAGCGGCCGGATGGGTGCTTACGCCGTTTTTCGGCCTTATCAGCTTGATTGGAGAAAAGGGCGTAGTGTTCTTCATACTCGGCATCGTGCTTGTCGTGTATAAGAAGACAAGAGTTTGGGGCCTGTGCATGCTCGCGGCTGTATGCATCGGCGCACTGCTCACGAACATCATCCTGAAAGATCTGATCGATCGACCGCGCCCGTTCGTTGACGAGGCGGGGGCTTTTTACGCATGGTGGCAGTACGTGGGAGCTCCCGAAGAATCAGGAGGATCGTTTCCCTCGGGGCACGTGACCGCTGCCGCTGCGGCGATGACGGCGCTTGTGCTTGCGGGCGGTCCCCGATACCTGTGGGCCGCCGTGCCAACAGTCGGCGCGATGGCCCTTTCGCGTCTGTATTTCATGGCGCACTACCCATCCGACGTGATCGCGGCAATGATCGTCGGTGTTGTGGCGGCGGTGCTCGCGTGGTTGCTGGTGCGTGCTGGTTGGTCGTATCACACCAGACGATTGCCATCGCACGCGCGAACCCAGGATGCCGACTGA
- a CDS encoding HAD family hydrolase, protein MQRRFDTFIFDLDGTLLDTLPDLVALTNRALADSGFPARTEDEILSFVGNGVRALMDQAVPLGTEPAAAEAAMQLWRELYPACGIELTVAYDGIAELLAELKARGKKLAVLSNKFDQGVRDLIPLFFPDTFDVVHGECKDIPRKPDPAGLLHTIEELGANPETTAYVGDSGSDMLTGHRAGVFAIGVSWGYRSVDELQQNGALAIVHEPAEILAFA, encoded by the coding sequence ATGCAACGCCGCTTCGATACCTTCATCTTCGATCTCGATGGGACTCTGCTCGATACGCTCCCCGACCTCGTTGCGCTGACGAACCGGGCGCTTGCCGATTCGGGCTTTCCCGCGCGGACCGAAGACGAGATACTCAGCTTCGTCGGCAACGGGGTCCGAGCCCTGATGGATCAGGCCGTTCCGCTCGGAACCGAGCCGGCGGCTGCAGAGGCAGCTATGCAGCTGTGGCGCGAGCTGTACCCAGCTTGCGGCATCGAGCTCACCGTAGCTTACGACGGCATCGCCGAGTTGCTTGCCGAGCTTAAGGCGCGCGGGAAAAAGCTTGCCGTGCTCTCGAACAAGTTCGATCAAGGGGTGCGCGACCTCATCCCCCTGTTCTTTCCCGATACCTTCGATGTGGTGCACGGCGAATGCAAAGACATTCCCCGCAAGCCCGATCCCGCAGGGCTGCTCCACACCATCGAAGAGCTCGGGGCGAACCCGGAAACGACGGCGTACGTGGGCGATTCGGGAAGCGATATGCTCACCGGGCATCGCGCGGGTGTATTCGCGATCGGTGTTTCCTGGGGATATCGCTCCGTCGATGAGCTGCAGCAAAACGGTGCGCTCGCAATCGTGCACGAGCCGGCAGAAATCCTCGCGTTTGCGTAG
- a CDS encoding LCP family protein — protein sequence MASRNPQSNRPPRSSHTPPSVRAARSARAAQSGRIASKSAAQSFARQDPDTPTSHQAYRSAYTPGSQGKGANSAYARQAPASGQYSRNNPQYSKAAKKKGRGKKIAIGVVCTLLVLVLGGGTAMALYVNNINNALQGDKSEEEKMAIQDVLAPKKSFNEPFYIMLIGSDAREDSDEMGQRSDTNIVVRVDPTTCVVSLVSIPRDTMIDIDGYGRNKFNAAYNYGGASATIKEANQLLGVDISHYAEINFEKLIELVDVIGGVEIDVQDRINDPDAGPVIIEAGLQTLNGEAALVYARSRMFVDGDFTRTTHQRELIEAIVKKVLSLPVTDLPGVIEKAASCVTTDLSVSDIIALATQFQDLGKLTMYSAMVPTAIVPYLIDGVSYVVSDGTSLAEMMKLVEAGEDPSVIDPAPAFDASMIPSGLGGGEQSYSNSYDSYSYEDYSGNDYSYNDGGGYQDYGGGSGYPDQGGSGTGGNDYSGGDDSNGGSSGGGSAEGGGAVEQPSGSSGDAVASGGDGAGVANAA from the coding sequence ATGGCATCACGGAATCCTCAATCGAACCGTCCGCCGCGTTCTTCGCATACACCGCCCTCGGTTCGCGCCGCCCGTTCGGCACGCGCCGCTCAGTCGGGGCGCATCGCTTCTAAGTCGGCCGCGCAATCCTTTGCCCGGCAAGACCCCGATACCCCGACGAGCCATCAGGCGTATCGCTCGGCATACACGCCAGGTTCGCAAGGCAAGGGGGCAAACAGCGCCTATGCTCGCCAAGCCCCTGCTTCGGGTCAGTACTCCCGCAATAACCCCCAGTATTCGAAAGCGGCAAAGAAGAAGGGCCGCGGGAAAAAGATAGCCATCGGCGTGGTATGCACGCTGCTGGTCTTGGTGTTGGGTGGAGGCACCGCCATGGCGCTCTACGTCAACAACATCAACAATGCGCTTCAAGGCGATAAGAGCGAAGAAGAGAAAATGGCCATTCAGGACGTGCTCGCTCCGAAAAAGAGCTTTAACGAGCCGTTCTACATCATGCTCATCGGCTCCGATGCACGCGAAGACAGCGATGAGATGGGGCAGCGCTCCGATACGAACATCGTTGTGCGTGTCGATCCGACTACGTGCGTGGTGAGCCTTGTGTCCATCCCCCGCGATACGATGATCGACATCGATGGGTACGGCAGAAACAAGTTCAATGCGGCGTACAACTACGGTGGTGCAAGTGCAACCATCAAAGAGGCCAACCAGCTTCTCGGCGTCGACATCTCGCACTATGCTGAGATCAACTTCGAGAAACTCATCGAACTGGTAGATGTGATCGGCGGTGTCGAAATCGACGTGCAGGATCGAATCAACGATCCTGATGCCGGCCCCGTTATCATCGAGGCGGGGCTGCAAACGCTCAACGGCGAGGCGGCTCTCGTATACGCGCGCAGCCGCATGTTCGTCGACGGTGATTTTACGAGGACCACGCACCAGCGCGAGCTGATCGAAGCCATCGTCAAGAAGGTGCTTTCGTTGCCGGTGACCGATCTGCCCGGCGTCATCGAGAAGGCTGCCAGCTGCGTGACCACCGATTTATCGGTGTCGGACATTATTGCGCTTGCGACGCAATTCCAAGACCTTGGCAAGCTCACCATGTATTCCGCTATGGTTCCTACAGCCATCGTGCCGTATCTGATCGATGGAGTGTCCTATGTCGTATCCGACGGCACGTCGCTCGCGGAGATGATGAAGCTTGTCGAAGCAGGGGAGGATCCGAGCGTGATCGATCCTGCCCCTGCTTTCGATGCGTCCATGATTCCCTCGGGTCTCGGGGGAGGCGAGCAATCGTATAGCAACAGCTACGACAGCTACAGTTACGAAGATTATTCGGGCAACGATTATTCGTACAACGACGGCGGAGGCTACCAGGATTACGGCGGAGGATCCGGTTACCCCGATCAGGGCGGCTCTGGTACAGGTGGCAACGATTATTCGGGTGGTGACGATTCGAACGGCGGATCATCGGGCGGCGGATCGGCAGAAGGCGGCGGCGCGGTCGAACAACCGAGCGGTTCGTCAGGCGATGCAGTTGCAAGCGGCGGCGACGGAGCAGGAGTCGCGAACGCTGCTTAA
- a CDS encoding 4Fe-4S dicluster domain-containing protein: protein MSDIQYGMVIDTTRCFGCQTCVVSCKVCNEITGDRYWNRIESLDGDTLYQATGTFPDVRLSFRPLVCNHCEKPSCVANCPTGAMQKDESTGIVSNDAEVCIGCGTCVAACPYSMPVVDEEANLSTKCNFCAGRVSTGELPFCVESCPGQARFFGDINNPESEVSKLIMSKNGHQWKEEEGTGPSVYYI, encoded by the coding sequence ATGAGCGACATTCAATACGGCATGGTTATCGACACCACTCGTTGCTTCGGCTGCCAAACGTGCGTGGTCAGCTGCAAGGTATGCAACGAAATCACAGGCGATCGCTACTGGAACCGCATCGAGAGCCTTGATGGGGACACTCTCTATCAAGCGACCGGGACATTTCCAGACGTCCGTCTTTCATTCCGTCCGCTCGTATGCAACCATTGCGAAAAACCATCGTGCGTTGCCAACTGTCCCACGGGAGCCATGCAAAAAGACGAATCGACGGGAATCGTCTCCAACGATGCTGAAGTGTGCATAGGATGCGGCACATGCGTTGCTGCATGCCCTTACTCAATGCCCGTCGTCGACGAAGAAGCTAACCTCTCCACCAAATGCAATTTCTGTGCCGGGAGAGTTAGCACCGGGGAGCTTCCCTTCTGCGTCGAATCCTGTCCTGGTCAAGCGCGGTTCTTTGGCGATATCAACAATCCCGAGAGCGAAGTAAGCAAGCTGATCATGAGCAAAAACGGACACCAGTGGAAGGAAGAAGAGGGAACAGGTCCTTCAGTATATTATATTTAG
- a CDS encoding molybdopterin-dependent oxidoreductase: MGSRGFEYFHKDGKLSRRTFVKGVGTITVASVLGTGMAGCASEIPEQNAGTAQSDAAEQRIVHGFCSYNCNSACSLQGTIRDGKLVAIEPGQMPGRPDYANCCLRGISYIQRIQDETVRTMYPMKRTGERGSGDFERISWDEAIDTIAEKLNAVLDEDPKLATFYYFTGNMAKLAWESPMRMANCLGAAIWTVEGIMSDHGASVAMDMMYGAQRAGHDTRDYMNSELIIWWGGNSMDTHTSEAKYLLNAKENGAKFIVIDPRLSSTAAMADQWVPIRPQTDPVLALAMMKLIIENDLHDKTWLANYSCAPLLVDDATGEYLHPNEGTYVAWDTAANAAIEIDPADAGGNDDGTSGPESTLALSGSFVVDGVACHPTFDDLLKEVAAYDLGTASAITGLAQDTIETLAYEYASAKPAGIRMTQGIQRVNYSFLPFRAVGTLAAICGNIGKSGGGASHIYSQGIGNPLKPVDYTGSALNFERWMDTGGDSRGPAYLSAVQVGNLEHKTSEFYDKAIEGKVKFLWFATSNFVNMSPDLHKIVDEVLPAVDFIVTCDPFWTMTAKYSDIVLPATTNWESWDINDRVPWIQLNQPHIAPLGESKTDCEIMTMLAPKVGVEEYWPCTDEEWIREFVTSDHPGVKNLDFETFKEDGIYGREDGIFEPVFNWGDKKFLTDSGRFEFYTDSLAQFGLHVPTYRPPHEDPHGELGEKYPLVFLQYHDRITIHTQHMLADSLKAVGTEPQLQMNTKDAESRGIQHGDVVRVYNDRGECKVRAFLTEGIVPGSVAIPHGWTPDHFIEGNYQYLTHYKKNEAEEFYSQSNAALYDVLVEVEKA; encoded by the coding sequence ATGGGTAGCAGGGGATTTGAATATTTTCATAAAGACGGGAAGCTGTCACGCCGAACCTTTGTCAAAGGCGTCGGCACCATCACAGTTGCCTCGGTGCTTGGAACGGGCATGGCGGGTTGCGCTAGCGAAATTCCAGAGCAAAACGCCGGCACCGCGCAATCCGACGCTGCAGAGCAGCGAATCGTTCATGGATTCTGCTCGTACAACTGCAACTCGGCCTGCAGTTTGCAAGGAACGATCCGTGACGGCAAACTCGTCGCAATCGAACCGGGGCAAATGCCCGGTCGCCCTGATTACGCCAACTGCTGTTTGCGAGGCATCTCATACATTCAACGCATTCAAGACGAAACGGTACGCACCATGTACCCCATGAAGCGTACGGGCGAGCGCGGTTCAGGAGACTTCGAACGCATCAGCTGGGACGAGGCGATCGATACAATCGCTGAAAAACTCAATGCCGTTCTCGACGAAGATCCGAAGCTTGCGACGTTTTACTACTTCACCGGCAACATGGCAAAACTCGCATGGGAATCGCCCATGCGTATGGCGAATTGCTTAGGAGCCGCCATTTGGACAGTGGAGGGGATTATGTCCGACCACGGAGCTTCCGTTGCCATGGACATGATGTATGGGGCACAACGTGCCGGCCACGACACGCGAGACTACATGAATTCGGAGCTTATCATCTGGTGGGGCGGCAATTCTATGGACACCCACACCTCCGAGGCTAAGTATCTGCTAAACGCAAAGGAGAACGGAGCGAAATTCATAGTCATCGACCCTAGGTTGAGCTCGACTGCCGCCATGGCCGACCAATGGGTCCCCATCCGACCCCAAACGGACCCCGTTCTCGCTTTAGCGATGATGAAGCTTATCATCGAGAACGATCTTCACGACAAAACTTGGCTTGCAAATTATTCATGCGCGCCCTTGCTTGTCGATGACGCGACCGGGGAGTATCTCCATCCCAACGAGGGAACATACGTTGCTTGGGATACCGCAGCGAACGCAGCCATCGAGATCGATCCTGCTGACGCAGGAGGAAACGACGATGGAACCTCGGGACCCGAAAGCACCCTCGCATTGAGCGGCTCGTTTGTCGTCGATGGCGTTGCCTGTCATCCAACTTTTGATGATCTGCTTAAAGAAGTTGCTGCCTATGACCTGGGAACGGCAAGCGCTATCACCGGCCTTGCGCAAGATACGATAGAAACGCTTGCATATGAATACGCTTCCGCAAAACCCGCGGGTATTCGCATGACGCAAGGAATCCAGCGCGTAAATTACTCGTTCCTCCCTTTCAGAGCCGTAGGAACCCTGGCTGCCATCTGCGGAAATATTGGTAAAAGCGGCGGTGGGGCAAGCCATATCTACTCTCAGGGCATTGGAAACCCCCTCAAACCAGTCGATTACACAGGAAGTGCGCTCAACTTTGAAAGGTGGATGGACACAGGTGGGGACAGTAGAGGACCCGCTTACCTATCGGCAGTGCAAGTAGGAAACCTGGAACACAAGACTTCTGAGTTTTACGATAAAGCTATTGAGGGGAAAGTCAAGTTTCTGTGGTTCGCTACCTCCAACTTCGTCAACATGAGTCCTGATTTGCATAAGATTGTCGACGAGGTTCTTCCTGCCGTTGATTTTATCGTTACCTGCGATCCGTTTTGGACCATGACGGCAAAATACTCTGACATCGTCCTCCCCGCCACCACCAATTGGGAATCCTGGGACATTAACGATCGTGTACCGTGGATTCAACTCAATCAACCCCATATCGCTCCCTTGGGCGAAAGCAAGACAGACTGCGAAATCATGACGATGCTCGCCCCGAAAGTCGGCGTTGAAGAATATTGGCCTTGTACCGATGAAGAGTGGATCCGCGAATTCGTCACAAGCGATCACCCAGGAGTAAAGAATCTCGATTTTGAAACCTTCAAGGAAGACGGCATTTACGGCCGTGAGGACGGTATTTTCGAACCAGTCTTCAACTGGGGTGACAAAAAGTTCTTAACCGACTCAGGGCGCTTCGAGTTCTATACCGATTCTCTTGCTCAATTCGGCCTTCACGTTCCCACGTATCGCCCGCCCCACGAAGATCCTCATGGCGAACTGGGCGAAAAGTATCCTCTTGTCTTTCTCCAATATCACGATAGGATCACTATTCACACCCAGCATATGCTTGCCGATTCGCTTAAAGCAGTAGGAACCGAGCCGCAGCTTCAGATGAACACGAAGGACGCCGAATCACGTGGCATACAACACGGCGACGTCGTACGAGTGTATAACGACAGAGGCGAATGCAAAGTAAGAGCTTTTCTGACCGAGGGGATCGTCCCTGGCTCGGTTGCCATACCCCATGGATGGACGCCTGACCATTTCATCGAAGGCAACTATCAATATCTGACACATTACAAGAAAAACGAAGCGGAAGAATTCTACAGCCAGTCAAACGCTGCACTATACGATGTGCTCGTTGAAGTCGAAAAAGCATAG